In Eleutherodactylus coqui strain aEleCoq1 chromosome 11, aEleCoq1.hap1, whole genome shotgun sequence, a single window of DNA contains:
- the MARVELD3 gene encoding MARVEL domain-containing protein 3 isoform X2 → MVDPAPYPSDGESRAPRKHRSEQRSSRTNTSDAQNGYNDDRTPSRGHQERRRPHERDEYNGDRRQNRQREDRSRNQYQEREKHYGDQEQNRSRDRYKESDKHYEDRGHSRYDADRSRSRYEDRDSYDKESNPSRYEERDRHYKERSHKRYDERERQQERYVESVDQYGLSMNKRQADHYHPSERSFPPNGSELQDIEYYDGERAGGILDCHKCKYLCTGRGVLQMLEVTLNVLVLICVVSSHFTLSGFSAGMASGGFGGGYYPFEGQELQEVRQLDQEFTLLRSPLIYGGLSVCLLMGTLTLAILAHGSRHLLDLSKKWLLIEAAFSAVASLGYGAAVGVFLHFALQINSTDVCKKRERLYARNGLTWMDCNLSGTDGGAATFGIILLILYGVSVVLAARAYKEKKALEQ, encoded by the exons ATGGTAGACCCCGCTCCCTATCCGAGTGATGGGGAGAGCCGAGCACCAAGGAAGCACAGATCTGAGCAGCGCAGCAGTCGCACCAACACATCCGACGCCCAGAACGGATATAACGATGACAGGACACCTAGCAGGGGCCACCAGGAACGGAGGCGGCCGCATGAAAGAGACGAGTATAACGGAGACAGGAGGCAAAACAGGCAGCGGGAAGACAGGAGCCGGAACCAGTACCAAGAAAGGGAGAAGCACTACGGGGACCAGGAGCAGAATAGGAGTAGAGACCGGTACAAGGAGTCGGACAAGCACTATGAGGATAGGGGCCACAGCAGGTATGATGCGGATAGGAGCCGGAGTCGCTATGAGGACAGAGACAGTTATGATAAAGAGAGTAATCCCAGCAGATATGAGGAAAGAGACAGACACTACAAAGAAAGGAGCCACAAGCGGTATGATGAACGGGAAAGACAACAAGAACGTTATGTGGAAAGTGTGGACCAATATGGACTGTCAATGAACAAAAGACAGGCAGACCATTACCACCCCTCAGAGAG GTCGTTTCCTCCAAATGGCTCTGAGCTGCAGGACATAGAATATTACGATGGAGAACGGGCAGGTGGGATCTTGGATTGTCACAAGTGTAAATATCTGTGCACTGGACGCG GTGTTCTGCAGATGTTGGAGGTGACCCTCAACGTTCTGGTTCTGATTTGTGTGGTTTCCTCCCATTTCACCCTATCTGGGTTCAGTGCTGGCATGGCAAGTGGTGGCTTTGGAGGTGGTTATTACCCCTTCGAAGGTCAAGAGTTGCAGGAGGTGCGTCAGTTGGACCAGGAATTCACATTACTGCGATCTCCGTTGATTTATGGAGGCCTGTCAGTATGTTTGCTGATGGGGACCTTGACACTTGCCATCCTGGCTCATGGATCCAGGCACCTGCTGGATCTATCTAAGAAGTGGCTCCTGATTGAGGCCGCTTTCAGTGCGGTGGCGTCACTGGGTTATGGAGCCGCAGTGGGGGTGTTTCTGCATTTTGCTCTACAAATAAATTCTACGGACGTATGCAAGAAAAGAGAGAGGTTGTACGCCAGAAATGGACTCACGTGGATGGATTGTAATCTGTCCGGAACCGATGGGGGAGCAGCAACCTTTGGCATCATACTACTGATATTATATGGGGTCAGCGTTGTGCTAGCTGCCCGCGCCTACAAGGAAAAGAAGGCTCTAGAGCAATGA
- the MARVELD3 gene encoding MARVEL domain-containing protein 3 isoform X1 — MVDPAPYPSDGESRAPRKHRSEQRSSRTNTSDAQNGYNDDRTPSRGHQERRRPHERDEYNGDRRQNRQREDRSRNQYQEREKHYGDQEQNRSRDRYKESDKHYEDRGHSRYDADRSRSRYEDRDSYDKESNPSRYEERDRHYKERSHKRYDERERQQERYVESVDQYGLSMNKRQADHYHPSERSFPPNGSELQDIEYYDGERAGGILDCHKCKYLCTGRACCQLVEVLLNMLILICCSVSYGSTGGFTGISNLGGIYYYQFGGAYNGFSGADGDKAQELDVQFYNLKLPTVTASMAFGGALMTFSCLMVLLGVLRVPWRWPICLLVECVLDIAIAVGYMPALYFYFRRLQDAYNSQICKDRETLYSSKGYQGFTCALHGADIAAALFACMAIIAFAMSAFLAIKGFQTVRTQKKKSANTLEF, encoded by the exons ATGGTAGACCCCGCTCCCTATCCGAGTGATGGGGAGAGCCGAGCACCAAGGAAGCACAGATCTGAGCAGCGCAGCAGTCGCACCAACACATCCGACGCCCAGAACGGATATAACGATGACAGGACACCTAGCAGGGGCCACCAGGAACGGAGGCGGCCGCATGAAAGAGACGAGTATAACGGAGACAGGAGGCAAAACAGGCAGCGGGAAGACAGGAGCCGGAACCAGTACCAAGAAAGGGAGAAGCACTACGGGGACCAGGAGCAGAATAGGAGTAGAGACCGGTACAAGGAGTCGGACAAGCACTATGAGGATAGGGGCCACAGCAGGTATGATGCGGATAGGAGCCGGAGTCGCTATGAGGACAGAGACAGTTATGATAAAGAGAGTAATCCCAGCAGATATGAGGAAAGAGACAGACACTACAAAGAAAGGAGCCACAAGCGGTATGATGAACGGGAAAGACAACAAGAACGTTATGTGGAAAGTGTGGACCAATATGGACTGTCAATGAACAAAAGACAGGCAGACCATTACCACCCCTCAGAGAG GTCGTTTCCTCCAAATGGCTCTGAGCTGCAGGACATAGAATATTACGATGGAGAACGGGCAGGTGGGATCTTGGATTGTCACAAGTGTAAATATCTGTGCACTGGACGCG CTTGCTGTCAGCTTGTGGAAGTTCTGCTCAACATGCTGATCCTGATATGCTGCTCCGTGTCCTACGGCTCTACAGGGGGCTTCACTGGGATCAGTAACCTGGGAGGAATTTATTACTACCAGTTTGGGGGGGCCTACAACGGCTTTAGCGGTGCCGATGGGGACAAGGCTCAGGAACTGGACGTCCAGTTTTACAATTTAAAACTCCCCACAGTCACGGCTTCCATGGCCTTTGGAGGCGCTCTTATGACTTTCAGTTGCCTTATGGTCCTTCTTGGCGTGCTCCGGGTCCCGTGGCGCTGGCCAATATGTCTGTTGGTGGAGTGCGTATTAGACATTGCCATCGCCGTGGGCTATATGCCAGCTCTCTATTTCTACTTCAGGCGCCTACAGGATGCCTACAATTCTCAGATTTGCAAAGACCGCGAGACGCTGTATAGCAGCAAAGGCTACCAAGGTTTTACCTGCGCCTTACATGGGGCCGACATTGCTGCCGCCCTCTTTGCTTGTATGGCCATCATTGCCTTCGCCATGAGCGCTTTTCTCGCCATTAAAGGTTTTCAAACTGTTCGCACCCAGAAAAAGAAGTCTGCTAACACCCTTGAATTTTAG